CCCTCCTCCCACTCGTCGCAGAGGAACCTTGGTTTCACTAGCCGTGTTCCATAAGATCATGGACGTGTCAGCTGCACTCGCACTTAGCAGGAGGTTTCCCTGAAAGAGGTGGGCAGTCATGAAAACTGTTTTGTGGGCCATAAACCCTGTGTCTGTACCGTCTGCTCTGATCGAGagctttttcacttttttcatgtgcactggATCAATGGTAATAAAATTCACTGTATTATCactctctagtcaactattttattgcttttaccatttttgacatgtttccaTTATACATTTTACAGTCTGTATAATGGTTATACACCATCtttcctttatatttttacgccatgacatgactaagagtcgcaataaagatattacTTACTTTAACATTGCCCTTATTTCAATAATTGCTAGTACCTTGCCAATATCTGCTTTGATTCATTTCACAACTGAAATGCTTTATTAATTTCCTTCATAAGTTTGAATGAACcgaaaatgttccatttaGCGACGTTGCAGAAATAACCATTTAAACTTGTCgaaatggccaaaagaaaattcatctcaattcTTTGTTATCCGCTACAATCATGAAATCCTTCGATGACGAAGTTTCTCGTCACTCGTATCCTGAACATGAACCGCTTGCATATGGACAGGAATGCTTGGGTCGAGAATCGATATTTCGAAATCGAGTGAGGGGGATTgcgttttccttcaaatgagacagACTCCAGGTTGCTATGACTtggtatttcaattttcagatcAATTGAATGACTGAGTCAAAAGTTACGCCCCTTCAAAGCTCACTACAGAACtgtaaaaaagaatgattgagCTTGTCCTGGTCTTGTAATTGATACAAACAAGAGGGCTTGTCCATGTATTCTGTGTCCCGATGGTCCAATGGTTCATGACCTAAGCTGGATTCCATCCTCTCACCTGGGGATCCCAATTCAAACTGGTGACTGGGGCGTGCCCTGGGGGCGTGGGTAGAAAATTCACGCAACTTGCCGAGGGTCGAGCCGCCACGCTCAAAGGGTCTACGGTCCAGATGAGCAAACCCGTTAAACAGCCTACGGCCAATTCCGAGCCGTTGAGCGGTCGCCAAGCCAGACAAGCTACGCCTCGTTGCCTTTTGTATTTCAGTGTTGGGGAAGCGAGCAAATCCTGGCCCAAAACTTGGATTTGGTCGGTTTTAAAGGCCACGGCCAACTTCAAAGTGTGCGGATGCCAAGCCATCACTCGAATTTTGGAGCCAAACCAATCACGATTGGGCGAAAATCGTGCAATCATATCCTCCCCAGAGAGCTGCAAAGTCGGGATTTAGGCTTGGAAATTGGAGTTCcctttggtttgtttttggcGGCCCTGACTTTACCATTAGGTGCGGATTAAAAGAAGAGTGAATGTTGGAAGTCATGCGATAAGTGGCCAATAAAGCCCTGGCCACACCTTCGAGGCCTCGGGCCCAACATGTGGTGAATCGGCCCTCCGATGTCGAGGCCAAAGATTCTAAGGCACTGAAGAACCCTTCATCCAGCCTAGAATTGAGAAAGGCACGAGttgaaatcaaaaatattcaaagtatggcaaacaaatgccaagaatTTGATATACATCAAGAATCTGCCCAGAATTTAGTCCCGAATGTGGGataaaatggcattttttaaTTCTTTAAAGCGAGAAGTAGGGCTCACACACGCCGatttggggcccattctgggttccaGGGTTGCCACACGAGGTAAATAGCACGGTTTGGGTTTTGCCATTGTTTGCCTAATTGCTTCTATTGTAAACTTTATTTTGGCATAAGTTGCCCAAGTTGGGCATAAATTCAAATGTTTATGTGTTCATTTGTGTAaagctaataaaaaaaaaagatctatAGGCGGCGCCAAGCCTCTGAGTTCCTCATTTACCGATATCATTTTACAAGCGTGTCTAAACCCTTTTTTGTAGTTGTATCAATGCGACTTATATTCAATTCAGtgacaggaaaaacatttcgttttggcgttgaggataaattccagacgtttgtcaagaCTAGTTTGTCTTGCAGTAGtgactttttattttaagTCTCAAAGCTTTGCTGCTCAATGCTTACAGTTTTAAATGCGAATAGTTTTCTGAGCACAAGTTCATCTAACAAGAAGACTATCTGTTGTGagaaaaactagttttgacaaacgtctggaatttacactcaacaccaaaaaaaaaaatgtttttcctgtctctataATCATtacaatccaatccaatccaatgtgAACTGCCAACGGAGGGGAAAAACCGTACTCATGACTTTAGTTGTATACCACGAATTCTGTTTAGCTTGTGCAGCGAGTGAGTGACCAGCAGTAAGAGTACTGATCAAGAAGTGGTAGTGTTTCTGAGCTATTTGAcagaaaacaacaataatgCGTGTGGCTCTTCTTtctgttttatttttggttgaaCTTTTAAGTTTTATTTTCCTTATCATAGGAGTGgacaaaccttttttttgctcctctctCCGCTTTTCTTGACTGAAGAAGTCAtgtttttctagaaaaaataTGTATCAACTTTCTCCCAGAAAAGTAGGAGCTTAGAACTTTACCTCAACTAATTCAGtaatttgcttttattttatCTATTCATAGGACAGATGAGAAAGAGGCACATGAAATGGAAAGCAAACTCAAACATattataaaattgaaattgtaagTGGAAACAGGATCTTTTTCGCAAGCATTAAATATCAATGTTCTATATTAGCGCTGGTTATTTCTTCATCAATTCCTTCTGGTATTGTTCCACAGTTTTGTAACTGTGATTACAATGCCAActtgaaaagttataattGTATTTAAAAACTCCTATTTGTTGTACCTTTCATTTAATTCGAAATTAGCACTTCACACTATCACACGATTTGGTTAGATAAGCGAACTTGGTTAAATTTTTAATAACCAAGAGTTACAGAACCGGTCAAAATGAGGCAACATTGTTAAAAACCTGAAGAGACGTGATTTAATGAACCACAGCAAATGTTTctaaaattgtctttttctctACGTCGGCAAATTTGCGTTGAAACACAGTTCTGCTTCGTGGTTTTGAAGTGACAAATCGTCATGAGGATGATTATGGTCATAATTACGATCTTACACATCACCAATATGATCATGACTAAGGGATGATCTACAAATTATCGAAGACCCTCAAACAACCAGAAAAGGTTGAAATTAACACATTACCCAATATNCAGCAAATGTTTctaaaattgtctttttctctACGTCGGCAAATTTGCGTTGAAAAGCATATCATACCAAGTCGATAAGGCTCGCCGCATTTGCAATTGCCGTTCTTGGCGGGGTGGCAAGAACGCATTCTTGGCCGACAACAATCCCGAGGGCTCGTTCAAGCTCCCCGCACCCACTGACAACGGCTCGGCCGAGTCGGCTGACACTGTCAGAACCCTCAGGCAGGCCCACAAGGGTCCCGCGCCCGGTGGTCCCTCAAAGCCACCCCCACCACTCGCATCAGAACGGAGAGTGGCGTCGTATTCGCAACAAAAACCATGAGACGCTCCGGCCAAAGGTAAAGGGAATTCCAGTAGTGAAGAGCCTCCGCCCGGATTCATGTTCTTAAAAGGGGATTGACCACAGGTGGGTGGAGTCGGAAACAGGTCAAAGGAAAGAGGATTGACACACGGTGTGATTTTGCGGCTGTGGTCGTTGATtggaaacttgaaacttgagaGTTTGGAAATCTGTGGGCACAGTGTTGCGGCTGAGTGAAGTGGAATTGTGCCTAATGGGCCAGCTATAgagcttgtcaagtgaacgcgttcatgaacaactgacgttattccataggataaaatcaaagacaacatgcccagccaaaccgcactgtgcatgcattgaattttgacatttatttcattttacctgctgCTATAGGCAagtagcattgtggtattcaGCCAATTTGAGAGTGCGGTCATCAATTAATACCAAACACCTTCATTTTGCAGGGTTTTGTGGCACAACTCACCCCAAATTACTTGATAATTAataattcaatgggcggattgtgcgagttgactgtgatgtttgtctttgttctccctccccaaaatgcccaaaatcagggtgccggacaccacttttccttgaatttctttcccttgacatgccctattgtgGTTAACTTCTGGTGAGGGGGAATCATTGGATcagttgtgttacaaaattcaaagcaatgcCAGTTTTGGTGTTGTTCTAACACAGAAAAGGTGAAGGTTCGAGAGCAGCCTGCGCAGCCTTTCACATTTGATGATAGATCTTTTGAAGTCATTTGTGGATATCATTGTTGTTAAAGGCCAGACATATTTGTGCCATAAATGATGGGATGGATGGTTCCTTCCAAAGTTACCCTTAGTAACTTATGTAGTTTATCGTGAAGTGGTCAATCATTTTTACTGGCATGAGTTCCCTGGGACGGATTTGGGTCCATTTTGTGGGGGGCGAATATAGACAACCATCACACTCAACTCGTGCCATGATCCAATTGAGTTTTGAACTATTGAATGAGTTGGGCTACACACTTAATAAAGAAGTCATTTATGGTGTAGTTATGTCGCTGTATTAATATCATGGATCAAAATCAGAATGCGGTTTGCCTCAACAATTGAAATAAACGACATATCATTCCCtaagcttgaaattgaaaacaaaccattgcCCCGCAAACTTTCACGATGCAAAAGTTTCACTTATAACTCAATTTACCAACTGGTTTGAGAAAGCGGTTTTCTGCCATTCAGCCAGGATAAAACCCAAGCCgttcgattattgaaaatccaGCTCTACTAAACTCCCCGCATTCATCGAAAACCTAAAACCGCAACACTACTTTCGCCCACGGTTGTCAAAATAAATATCAATCAGGGTGCTCAGACTCTTCTGGCCAAAAAATGCCTTTCTCTTTAAGTACATCGACAGATAAAAGAAACTAAAGCACTGCCATACCCATCTAATGCATATATGTATTATTTGACGGCtaataaaagtcaaaaagtGTTTATCCAAACCGATAGGCGCGTTGAGTTAGAGGCTGGCTGTTTTCTAAAACGTTCAACTGGTCACCCTCATTGTTTTGGTGTCTGAGGAATAACATAGTTTTAGGAGATTTAGTGACTCTCCCCGAATTTCATCGGTCTTAGGATGGCGGACGGGAAGATTGATCATGAACGCCATCGGTATCCTTATTGCGTGGTGTGGACGCCCTTACCACTGATCACGTAAGGGCCAGGGACCGCCCCTAGACCCATATAACTCCTACTTTGTTTATCACGACCTTGACATTAATAAAGGGACAGAGATGTCCTAGTTAGGGTAATAACTGAAGACCTGCAGATAGGTCTTCTACAAAAGCTAAGCCCATTTATTGGCTGCTCTTCATCGCCAAGAGCTATCAAAATAGTCCACAGAGTGCTTGGGGTCAAGAATACTCTATATGTCCATTCACTACGGGGAATTCAAcaagtcaggacctttcggCATTGATTGTGGATGGAGCACTCATAGGATACTCGTAGGATACTCGTACATGCTCAACTGTGGGCtggaaatatctttttgactTCGAGAGTAATCATCAATATTGATGTGAACACatagaatttcaaaatttgttgaaaattgttATTAATGTAAAAAGAAGCTGTAAAGAACGTTTTTCTACTACTCAAAACGGTGCAATTTGAAAGACCCCCCCAAAAGTAAACCCAAAAGTAAATCTACTACTCGTGCCTTTTTTTTAACCCCTAAGAAGCAtcctttatttgcatcatagCAACTCTTGCGGCTTTGAGCGTATCTTCCCTACCTTTAGTTGAGCTGACTCTCAATGTTGAACCGAACCAATTATGCCTAGATAGCCTAGAAACCACAAATGGTTGAACTGATTAcgaaatgacgattttcgtaTCAGTACACGGTTTTCCCTACCCTGATCGTCCTTGTACAACTTTGCACTAGTACAAAGCAAATATGAATAATCATTGAGCCTAGAAATGTGGGATTTAAACCAATGATATTTCCCTGTAGATGGTTCCTACCCTTTATTGGTCATATGGGCATTTGCACTTCATCTGGCATTATTCGGGATTTCGCCGGTCCATACCACGTGTCAGAGGATGATATGGCCTTTGGGCATCCTACCCGATATTGGCCGCTAGATCCCAATCAGGTTCAAGGTACTGGTCTCATCAATGCATTAGTTATTTTCACGGACTTCATTACCCCTACTGGGAAGGTAGGCCCGGGCATTAGAAGATGAAAGACTTCAAATACATCTTTTTTTACATCCTTACCGCGACTAGCAATTTAACCCCAAGTTGTTCCAGATGGAAAAATTCTCATTTATTGAGTTTTAAAACGTGGTATTCATATAATACCTGGTTTGCCATTGCCTTTGCCGTTGTCCTTGAATATGGAGGCTATCTAGTCtggaattttgatcaacaaCGTTTTGGATAAAAAGATAGTGAAGGGCTTAagtcttcttttgtcttaaaccgggcaccaactttgtacaacttgctgccgtgctctcCTCGATTTtatgcattagatgacccacTGTTGAGTTTTAAATGTGAATTAGATCGctttttgttaacgatcccagaccagccttacattcaagggtgccctagagcggctaattcaaacagtttacaatactaaatattttataaattgtGACGCACCATGACTTACAGggtatttcattcctttgtATCAAttacaaacccgagaatcatcaaactaaaaaaaaacaaaaaaacgtgAATTGATCCTTGTTACTAATCTGTAAGCTAATGATTATAcagatttgatcaaattttcGCAATATCATTGACACATTTTCAGTcacaatttgcattttaacATGAATTAACATaattataacaaaaaaatattagatTAAGGTTATTGTGATCGTAATTAGTTTGGTGGCATGAAACATTACAGCACTTTCAATATATGTAACTCTGGCTCAATTGTTTGACATAGTCTGATTGAAATTGTAATTTAAACTGCAATTGATCTACTTTGTAGACAATTATCTGATATGAGCGCAATCATTGAGTTCGTACTTGTTATCAACTAACAGTATTTCGAATAATTCGACCCTTTCTGGTCACAGGTGGAGCGCAGGCGTGGGATGAAGGCGTGGCGCATGCTTCGGATCTCTATGGCACTCGAATGCATAACTTATGTTGCGATAATTGCCACAGCCACGTGGCTACAGCGTTGGATATGATGTCCTACAAAGGTCAAACTGGCTGGAATATGGTGGGGCTcgctttgaaaatgttcctttttggTCGTTATGTGGGGTGAGTAAGGGAGATATATTGCACAAAGTTGAGCATAGTTTACACCAGAGTTGCAATTAGTATCTTTTTCACTTGTAGGTTTGGAggatttttgaaaacctgGCTGCCCTTTCTTGCTATTTGTGCGGTTTTCATCGTTATTGCCGTTTTTGTCTGAAtctaatttgatttatttatgAATTTCCATATCTGCCGATATGTATTTATAAAGCCAAATAAACCGCCATCCAACACCAATAATGCAGTATCAAATGAatatcatcaaatgactaagtCTAAAGCACCAACATAAAACATAATAtataaatcttttattgcgactctcggtcatgtcacCTTGCAAAGTAATATAATTGTGTATGTAAACAACTTACACAAatatggaaaaagaaaaaaaagaagaaactaaaatggtTAAAACTAGAGCCACTgtaatagaagagtacgcgcatgagatttttggtcccaaaacgtcgtttccattgtactgtggttcttcagttcacccccaaggcggcttttctTAGGTTGCATATTTACTACATTAGTGAAGATCTCTATCTAAAAGATAGTATGCTGTATGCTGTGTTACTTTTTAAATTGTAGCAGACTTTAAAGgcctaaaaagcaaaaaggtcGTCTTCTCGGAAAGTTGATATTTCACATTACGCAACCTGACCATCGAGAATGATCAGTGACGCCAAAACAtgctattatagtggctctagttaaaacgataaaacattcgactagtgatatcacagcagagatgactagaattggttcagtgcacatgaaaaacttgaagaggtgagttacatGCAGAAAAGTGTGATCAGCTCTCCTAAAAGCTGCCCCAAGAAACTATTGTCCAACCACACTTGCCTGACTTTTGATCGAGAATGCTCAAAAGCAAAGAATCACTTAATCACGTTTGAAAGGTGTTAAGTTTCAAACACCATGAATGATAGCAAGTTGCATACTGCTTAGAGTTCATTCATTAGGCACCCCTAGGCCCTTGattcaatgaggaatgatctttaaaggttaaGTGATTCCATTTGTTACTTACCGCagggagataaaatagtgtcacagggccggtcgggcactcttaggcggcttaGGCGATCtgagccgttacatgtattttttcctttttttagccTGACCATGGCcctaatcatgaatgtcatagttttgaatctaagaataaactctttggcgcAAGATTcactcaaaaaatatcaattactcacccatgagccaaatatctgctttttaagtttctgtcgttaaatctactggccggcTCCTCTGTGGCTCGTACTTGAGGGCtcttttggttgaaactgcgtTACACAGGAGAAGTTGATCAGCCCTACACCCTGCTGCctaactaccaaaatgtgttcaaagcacagtctctagggaccctggatgcagagacccgcgaggttgagtaaCGTCATCcaattcgagcgatctgattggctgccaattgtcaatgaacatgggctttgtttggaaactttctcaacagggagtcaatcacttccaaaaagacctgaCATGTTTGTATTGAATAAggaggcaaagctttgaatggttaatgacaattttgattcaCGTTGGGTTCAATCAACAtattctacagcattaaagcgtcttttgccattagaattgcatcagtacgCTATTTCTCAATAAGATATAtttgtcacgctgatttcttgcaTGCTGCCAgggtcaatttggactaaagcacttcgaaaaagaaagtacaaccatattcaacaaatcaaattgtaaagtataaagggacttgtttcttgagagactcaggaagttcatatttatttatatttttatttattcattgaaGGATCCACTCAAGACATTAAATGTATATAGAGTAAAGGATGCAAACGAAACGATAGAATGATAGGAGAaatggagaagaggaagaaaagttgaatacttcaaaaaatgtgtcaaGTGAATTAAAGAGAACTCATGGGAGACATGATAAAtgggttttgaattttgctaaTGACTTTGACGACCGACAGTAGAGGGGCAATTGGTTCCAAGAATCAACCACACGTACAAAGAAGAAATTTGCCCTTGAGGACTGTCTGGCAAATGGTTTCCACAACAACTCCAAACTGCACGATCTCAAGCCAATCCCGAGGTGACACTTATTTTTTGCAAAGGCAAAATGTTGCTCATCTTGCATCGGGACCAGACCTTGAATGTACTTATACAATAGTACAAGATCATATTTTCTTCTATGTTTTTCCCAAGTGTCCAAACGTAGTGCTCTAAGGCGCATCGGATACGATAATTGGCCTATGCCATAAtattaatttgaataatggtatgaaatatgtttgcaatctaatcttatgaaaaaaatgggttcagaaagtatttagaaatTAACAatcctattttcaataatataacataccatatccatgaattagcttgtctttgagtaaaatttcgcagtgtccttgaaaaaaatatttaatggtgcttgtcatgacagtattctttcttatacagcgcatcaattcaaaatctgtttcgaaactttttagttcatctgatcgcttactttttcgaagtggagccaattatcaaacctcgcgcgtctctgaccagggtgCCTAGGTCTCAAGTGACTTGGTTGGgatttctctgacaagccctctagttccgtcgatttaaaACGTTTATTGTACTTGAcgctcatatttttttcaggcaagtaataaatacttttttggatgaaaagtgtgccaaagagctaattttttggttcaaaactaTGACTTATGACTGGTCATGGTCgggctcaaaaatgaaaaaaatacatgtaacgtctcaagctagtccaagccgcctaagagtgcccgaccggccttgtgacactattttatctccccgCGGTAAGTAAAAATTGGAATCACTTAACCTTTTCATATCATTCCCCATTTCGTCTTcactttttccctttcttaAAGTGCGTAATCAAcggaaaatttcaaatcaactcCTCGCAACCTCTCTACATAAACAATTTCTTCTCCATAAAACAAATccacattgaaaaaaaaaacaatcatggCTCACGCCCATCAGCACATTGGGCAAAATCCAGCCCAAAggccacaacaacaacctcgCTTGAGACAAAAGTTCCAGACTGACGGGTTTTGTAGCGCCATGTTTTGGGTGTTGCTCTTTGTATTTTGTTACAGTCCCCGACGTTGCTTGTTCCTCGTGATCTGCATGATCGATTCTTTCGTGGATATGTCCTTGGAAATCGCCTATAAAGTCTACTTGTTCGTCCGCACAGCTTCATATAACACCTATCGAGACGTAGAGAAGTCCATCTATCTTTTTCTCAGAGGGGAAGATCCAGAAGGTCCCAATGAAATTCGACAAGTATGATATTTAAAAGACgacttttttattcattcaatacAATCGAACGCTTGAAGCTGCCGCGTAAAACCTTCATTGGGCTTCACTGCTGATCGACGTTGTTGAACCATGACCAAGGCCTGAGAAAAGGGCATATTTTGATACTGCATGATGTAAGCAATGACCACGGAAGGAGCTCTGGAAATCCCTGCGTTACAATGAACAAATAGTCGCCCTTCAAGACGTCTGACTTGATCAATAATGTTGAAAGTACGGGCTAAAGCTTTCTGGATATCGAATTCGGGTACATCCAGAATTTCTTCGTTGAAGTAGTGGAAGTCGACGGGGAAGGAGTTGGGAATGCCAGAACCGACGTTCAGAATGTGAGTGATACGATTTGATTGAAGGGTTGGTAGAtctccagccacatcttgggACCCCAAATAAAGAAATGGGGTTATTTCCGCAACCTAAACATAATGAAGCACGTCTTTTAAAGCCTTTTAATGGGAGGATCTTTGCCTCATTAGATGGTATGTATTCTGAGGGAAACAACATGCATTATATATTTAGAAGCATTGGTGAACAATTTTatggttgtcaaaaaaaaaaacattttcaaaaaatccatTCAATAAGTACTATACTGTATTCAGCAATGGGTATCATAGTGTCGGGTTGAGACCTGAgtaagcattaaaaaaaatacttgtaaGTTGTTATCTTGcatcttttaaaatcaattcattttatttgcctATAATGCTCCGGA
This genomic interval from Tigriopus californicus strain San Diego chromosome 6, Tcal_SD_v2.1, whole genome shotgun sequence contains the following:
- the LOC131882178 gene encoding transmembrane protein 222-like: MADGKIDHERHRYPYCVVWTPLPLITWFLPFIGHMGICTSSGIIRDFAGPYHVSEDDMAFGHPTRYWPLDPNQVQGGAQAWDEGVAHASDLYGTRMHNLCCDNCHSHVATALDMMSYKGQTGWNMVGLALKMFLFGRYVGFGGFLKTWLPFLAICAVFIVIAVFV
- the LOC131882177 gene encoding aladin-like, with the protein product MNPGGGSSLLEFPLPLAGASHGFCCEYDATLRSDASGGGGFEGPPGAGPLWACLRVLTVSADSAEPLSVGAGSLNEPSGLLSAKNAFLPPRQERQLQMRRALSTWLDEGFFSALESLASTSEGRFTTCWARGLEGVARALLATYRMTSNIHSSFNPHLMLSGEDMIARFSPNRDWFGSKIRVMAWHPHTLKLAVAFKTDQIQVLGQDLLASPTLKYKRQRGVACLAWRPLNGSELAVGCLTGLLIWTVDPLSVAARPSASCVNFLPTPPGHAPVTSLNWDPQGNLLLSASAADTSMILWNTASETKVPLRRVGGGGVHSVAWSPDATKVLAATPSTVFRVWDTINQWNHERWNVLAGHVNTACWSPCGSFLLFSTNQEPLIYCLNFHPVGGSSAAAVPVADMSQIKIDVNGEVINIGGPIQSMKWNSMGERLAVSFKNSDCIALYCTTLYPTLGLSPIGLIQGLEGESPMTMEFAHKCDHGAILSVAWSSGRIQHIPLFYVPLIERNPAPLIINPDFEIHNSFHGQSPTQLFSTPLARS